The following coding sequences lie in one Xiphias gladius isolate SHS-SW01 ecotype Sanya breed wild chromosome 24, ASM1685928v1, whole genome shotgun sequence genomic window:
- the ptpn2b gene encoding tyrosine-protein phosphatase non-receptor type 2 isoform X3, which produces MSTAPEIRNQSHECSYKVAKYPENRNRNRYRDVSPFDHSRVRLENTENDYINASLVQIEEAQRSYILTQGPLRNTCGHFWLMIWEQKTKAVIMLNRVIEKGSEKCAQYWPTSEEREMAFRDTRFLVTLLSEDTKSYYTTRILELQNINTGEKREIYHFHYTTWPDFGVPESPASFLNFLFKVRESRALGVDHGPAVVHCSAGIGRSGTFSLVDTCLVLMDKRKDPSSVDIKNILLDMRKYRMGLIQTPDQLRFSYMAVLEGTKYFMGDSSVQNRWRELSREDQEPTSESRPSTQPQARFPTERYNGSQRGGQLEEGEDYRQDGKVPAQSPCKEQELDGSTTHKRRREDSISKSGTAKTPQSKPRTNDSERKRKRVKTSDS; this is translated from the exons ATGTCAACTGCACCA GAAATCAGGAACCAGTCCCACGAGTGCTCCTACAAGGTGGCAAAGTATCCAGAAAATCGCAACCGAAACAGATACAGAGATGTCAGTCCAT TTGATCACAGTCGGGTAAGGTTGGAGAACACAGAGAATGACTACATCAACGCAAGTCTGGTACAGATAGAGGAAGCCCAGAGAAGTTACATATTGACTCAG GGCCCTCTCAGAAATACCTGTGGTCACTTTTGGCTGATGATCTGGGAGCAGAAGACCAAGGCGGTCATCATGCTCAACAGGGTCATAGAGAAAGGCTCA GAAAAGTGTGCCCAGTACTGGCCCACAtctgaggagagggagatggcCTTCAGAGACACACGTTTCTTGGTCACGCTGTTGTCAGAAGACACCAAGTCTTACTACACCACCAGAATTTTGGAGCTGCAGAACATTAAT acaggggagaaaagagagatcTACCACTTTCATTACACCACATGGCCTGATTTCGGTGTCCCAGAGTCCCCGGCATCCTTCCTAAACTTCCTTTTCAAGGTGCGGGAGTCGAGAGCGCTGGGTGTCGACCATGGGCCTGCTGTGGTTCACTGCAGTGCTGGAATCGGGCGCTCAGGGACATTTTCATTAGTCGACACATGTCTGGTCCTG ATGGACAAGAGGAAAGACCCGTCATCAGTGGACATCAAAAACATCCTGCTGGACATGAGGAAGTACCGCATGGGCCTGATCCAGACCCCTGACCAGCTACGCTTCTCCTACATGGCTGTCCTTGAAGGAACCAAATACTTTATGGGAGACTCCTCTGTACAG AACCGGTGGCGGGAGTTGTCAAGGGAAGATCAGGAACCAACATCAGAGTCTCGCCCCTCAACTCAGCCTCAGGCCAGGTTTCCGACGGAGCGATACAACGGCAGCCAACGGGGGGGCCAgctggaggaaggagaggacTACAGGCAAGACGGCAAAGTACCCGCACAGTCTCCCTGCAAGGAACAGGAGCTGGATGGCAGCACAACACA CAAGCGACGCAGAGAAGACAGTATCTCGAAATCAGGCACAGCCAAGACACCCCAAAGCAAGCCCAGGACAAATGactcagagaggaagagaaaaag GGTGAAAACCAGTGACAGCTAA
- the ptpn2b gene encoding tyrosine-protein phosphatase non-receptor type 2 isoform X2, translated as MDQEFEDIDSEGRWQKLYLEIRNQSHECSYKVAKYPENRNRNRYRDVSPFDHSRVRLENTENDYINASLVQIEEAQRSYILTQGPLRNTCGHFWLMIWEQKTKAVIMLNRVIEKGSEKCAQYWPTSEEREMAFRDTRFLVTLLSEDTKSYYTTRILELQNINTGEKREIYHFHYTTWPDFGVPESPASFLNFLFKVRESRALGVDHGPAVVHCSAGIGRSGTFSLVDTCLVLMDKRKDPSSVDIKNILLDMRKYRMGLIQTPDQLRFSYMAVLEGTKYFMGDSSVQNRWRELSREDQEPTSESRPSTQPQARFPTERYNGSQRGGQLEEGEDYRQDGKVPAQSPCKEQELDGSTTHKRRREDSISKSGTAKTPQSKPRTNDSERKRKSHLA; from the exons ATGGACCAGGAGTTTGAAGACATAGATTCAGAGGGCCGGTGGCAAAAACTGTACTTA GAAATCAGGAACCAGTCCCACGAGTGCTCCTACAAGGTGGCAAAGTATCCAGAAAATCGCAACCGAAACAGATACAGAGATGTCAGTCCAT TTGATCACAGTCGGGTAAGGTTGGAGAACACAGAGAATGACTACATCAACGCAAGTCTGGTACAGATAGAGGAAGCCCAGAGAAGTTACATATTGACTCAG GGCCCTCTCAGAAATACCTGTGGTCACTTTTGGCTGATGATCTGGGAGCAGAAGACCAAGGCGGTCATCATGCTCAACAGGGTCATAGAGAAAGGCTCA GAAAAGTGTGCCCAGTACTGGCCCACAtctgaggagagggagatggcCTTCAGAGACACACGTTTCTTGGTCACGCTGTTGTCAGAAGACACCAAGTCTTACTACACCACCAGAATTTTGGAGCTGCAGAACATTAAT acaggggagaaaagagagatcTACCACTTTCATTACACCACATGGCCTGATTTCGGTGTCCCAGAGTCCCCGGCATCCTTCCTAAACTTCCTTTTCAAGGTGCGGGAGTCGAGAGCGCTGGGTGTCGACCATGGGCCTGCTGTGGTTCACTGCAGTGCTGGAATCGGGCGCTCAGGGACATTTTCATTAGTCGACACATGTCTGGTCCTG ATGGACAAGAGGAAAGACCCGTCATCAGTGGACATCAAAAACATCCTGCTGGACATGAGGAAGTACCGCATGGGCCTGATCCAGACCCCTGACCAGCTACGCTTCTCCTACATGGCTGTCCTTGAAGGAACCAAATACTTTATGGGAGACTCCTCTGTACAG AACCGGTGGCGGGAGTTGTCAAGGGAAGATCAGGAACCAACATCAGAGTCTCGCCCCTCAACTCAGCCTCAGGCCAGGTTTCCGACGGAGCGATACAACGGCAGCCAACGGGGGGGCCAgctggaggaaggagaggacTACAGGCAAGACGGCAAAGTACCCGCACAGTCTCCCTGCAAGGAACAGGAGCTGGATGGCAGCACAACACA CAAGCGACGCAGAGAAGACAGTATCTCGAAATCAGGCACAGCCAAGACACCCCAAAGCAAGCCCAGGACAAATGactcagagaggaagagaaaaag TCACTTGGCATGA
- the ptpn2b gene encoding tyrosine-protein phosphatase non-receptor type 2 isoform X1 yields the protein MDQEFEDIDSEGRWQKLYLEIRNQSHECSYKVAKYPENRNRNRYRDVSPFDHSRVRLENTENDYINASLVQIEEAQRSYILTQGPLRNTCGHFWLMIWEQKTKAVIMLNRVIEKGSEKCAQYWPTSEEREMAFRDTRFLVTLLSEDTKSYYTTRILELQNINTGEKREIYHFHYTTWPDFGVPESPASFLNFLFKVRESRALGVDHGPAVVHCSAGIGRSGTFSLVDTCLVLMDKRKDPSSVDIKNILLDMRKYRMGLIQTPDQLRFSYMAVLEGTKYFMGDSSVQNRWRELSREDQEPTSESRPSTQPQARFPTERYNGSQRGGQLEEGEDYRQDGKVPAQSPCKEQELDGSTTHKRRREDSISKSGTAKTPQSKPRTNDSERKRKRVKTSDS from the exons ATGGACCAGGAGTTTGAAGACATAGATTCAGAGGGCCGGTGGCAAAAACTGTACTTA GAAATCAGGAACCAGTCCCACGAGTGCTCCTACAAGGTGGCAAAGTATCCAGAAAATCGCAACCGAAACAGATACAGAGATGTCAGTCCAT TTGATCACAGTCGGGTAAGGTTGGAGAACACAGAGAATGACTACATCAACGCAAGTCTGGTACAGATAGAGGAAGCCCAGAGAAGTTACATATTGACTCAG GGCCCTCTCAGAAATACCTGTGGTCACTTTTGGCTGATGATCTGGGAGCAGAAGACCAAGGCGGTCATCATGCTCAACAGGGTCATAGAGAAAGGCTCA GAAAAGTGTGCCCAGTACTGGCCCACAtctgaggagagggagatggcCTTCAGAGACACACGTTTCTTGGTCACGCTGTTGTCAGAAGACACCAAGTCTTACTACACCACCAGAATTTTGGAGCTGCAGAACATTAAT acaggggagaaaagagagatcTACCACTTTCATTACACCACATGGCCTGATTTCGGTGTCCCAGAGTCCCCGGCATCCTTCCTAAACTTCCTTTTCAAGGTGCGGGAGTCGAGAGCGCTGGGTGTCGACCATGGGCCTGCTGTGGTTCACTGCAGTGCTGGAATCGGGCGCTCAGGGACATTTTCATTAGTCGACACATGTCTGGTCCTG ATGGACAAGAGGAAAGACCCGTCATCAGTGGACATCAAAAACATCCTGCTGGACATGAGGAAGTACCGCATGGGCCTGATCCAGACCCCTGACCAGCTACGCTTCTCCTACATGGCTGTCCTTGAAGGAACCAAATACTTTATGGGAGACTCCTCTGTACAG AACCGGTGGCGGGAGTTGTCAAGGGAAGATCAGGAACCAACATCAGAGTCTCGCCCCTCAACTCAGCCTCAGGCCAGGTTTCCGACGGAGCGATACAACGGCAGCCAACGGGGGGGCCAgctggaggaaggagaggacTACAGGCAAGACGGCAAAGTACCCGCACAGTCTCCCTGCAAGGAACAGGAGCTGGATGGCAGCACAACACA CAAGCGACGCAGAGAAGACAGTATCTCGAAATCAGGCACAGCCAAGACACCCCAAAGCAAGCCCAGGACAAATGactcagagaggaagagaaaaag GGTGAAAACCAGTGACAGCTAA
- the psmg2 gene encoding proteasome assembly chaperone 2 — MFIPSDNSPPSLRDFTLVMPAVAVGNVGQLAVDLIVSTLNMNRVGFIHTDCLIPMAGNNPYATCKEDAEELHTPAEVYTAPELKLAVLQIRAPIIQTKSKKFRQLIVSWIKASGFSRTVVLSSSHAYQRDDRQLEGTPLRYLVTPSLLKVSADALKELGWREMERVPAFRGLTDADTEPRLCIPGGGITKGLYTDSCSEDLPLAVLLLFCSEGDNIPDAFALVNHLNNWLHLLDNPSQEPNKWKIPTSWSLLFGSGIPPALF, encoded by the exons ATGTTTATCCCTTCAGATAACTCGCCGCCCTCCTTGAGAGATTTCACCCTCGTCATG CCAGCCGTGGCTGTTGGTAATGTGGGTCAGCTGGCGGTGGACCTCATTGTGTCCACTCTCAACATGAATCGAGTGGGCttcatacacacagactgtCTCATCCCGATGGCCGGGAACAATCCGTACGCCACCTGCAAAGAGGATGCCGAGGAGCTGCACACCCCCGCAGAAG TTTATACAGCACCAGAACTGAAGCTGGCAGTACTTCAGATCAGAGCGCCAATTATTCAG acaaaatccaaaaagttCCGTCAGCTGATTGTGTCTTGGATCAAAGCCAGCGGGTTCTCCAGGACTGTAGTTCTGTCCAGCAGCCACGCCTACCAGAGGGATGACCGACAGTTGGAAGG CACTCCTTTGAGGTACCTGGTCACTCCGTCCCTGCTGAAGGTGAGTGCAGACGCTCTGAAGGAGCTGGGCTGGAGGGAGATGGAGCGAGTGCCGGCCTTCCGGGGACTGACAGATGCCGACACAGAGCCACGCCTCTGCATCCCCGGCGGAGGCATCACCAAAGGACTCTACACGGACAG TTGTTCCGAGGATCTTCCGctggctgtgctgctgctcttctgttCAGAGGGCGACAACATCCCAGACGCCTTCGCCCTCGTCAACCACCTGAACAACTGGCTCCATCTGCTGGACAACCCT AGCCAAGAGCCCAACAAATGGAAGATCCCAACCTCCTGGAGTCTCCTTTTTGGCAGCGGCATCCCTCCTGCACTGTTCTGA
- the zgc:136493 gene encoding probable 2-ketogluconate reductase yields MKSLFYARCVSKCGVQHKHLGLVKRQNFTDLYVSCNIKSPPESLSSSSWVKSRGKPKQGAFVMEEEKPWALISEVGEHGYLEEVTDIMKQHFQIICHRDFLQNPLLHGPKIQAVFIWNACPAAEPSLLSLLPSLKVVANGGVGIDHLDVPHITSLGVKVTNTPGVVSDATADIAMGLLLASARRIVEGHLIAVDPKTSHMRQCQMGVEVTGSTLGIIGMGHIGYKIAQRGKGFDMRILYHNRNRRSVEDEQAVGAGYRQNMDDLLKESDSVMLAVNLTPETTRLIGQRELSLMKPTATLVNISRGLVVDQEALVKALQRSTIRAAALDVTHPEPLPRDHPLLGLCNVLITPHIGTHTYATTRRMVQRMVENAVAAVKGLPIPNEVKPE; encoded by the exons ATGAAGAGCCTCTTCTATGCCAGGTGTGTGAGCAAGTGTGGGGTTCAGCACAAGCATCTTGGCTTGGTAAAGCGACAAAACTTCACAGATCTGTACGTcagctgcaacataaaaag tcCTCCAGAGTCCCTGAGTAGTTCTTCCTGGGTCAAGAGCAGAgggaaaccaaaacaaggagcaTTT GTTATGGAAGAGGAAAAACCATGGGCTCTGATCTCAGAGGTGGGCGAGCACGGTTACCTTGAAGAAGTTACTGATATAATGAAACAACACTTTCAAATCATCTGCCACAGAGACTTCCTACAAAACCCTCTGCTGCACGGTCCTAAAATCCAGGCCGTGTTCATATGGAACGCCTGTCCTGCAGCCGAGCCTTCACTGCTCAGTTTACTTCCCTCACTGAAGGTGGTCGCCAACGGAGGAGTGGGCATCGACCACCTTGATGTGCCGCACATCACCAGTCTCGGGGTGAAGGTGACCAACACGCCCGGCGTGGTGAGCGATGCCACTGCAGATATCGCCATGGGTCTGCTTCTGGCTTCGGCACGGAGGATTGTTGAGG GTCACCTAATAGCTGTTGACCCCAAGACCAGCCATATGCGACAATGCCAGATGGGAGTTGAAGTCACAGGGTCGACTCTGGGGATCATTGGAATGGGACACATCGGATACAAAATCGCTCAGAGAGGCAAAGGATTTGACATGAGGATCCTATATCACAACAGGAACAGAAG GAGTGTTGAGGATGAGCAGGCGGTGGGAGCAGGTTACCGCCAAAACATGGATGACCTGCTTAAAGAGTCGGACTCTGTGATGCTGGCGGTCAACCTGACCCCTGAAACCACCCGTCTGATCGGCCAGAGAGAGTTGTCCCTCATGAAACCCACAGCAACACTGGTCAACATCAGCAGAG GTCTGGTCGTGGACCAGGAGGCCTTAGTTAAAGCTCTGCAGCGTTCTACAATTCGGGCAGCTGCATTAGACGTGACTCACCCTGAACCTTTACCAAG GGATCATCCTCTACTTGGTCTTTGTAATGTGCTGATCACACCCCATATTGGCACCCACACTTACGCGACAACCAGAAGGATGGTGCAGAGGATGGTAGAAAATGCTGTTGCTGCAGTGAAAGGCCTACCTATTCCCAATGAAGTCAAGCCAGAATGA